The genomic interval GTGCAGGAAGTCGAAGATGTCCGCGAGCGGGAACGAGTGCTGCTCACCCAGCGACAGCAGGATGCCGTCCTCCGTCGCCGCCGCCTGGAGCTCGAAGTCGAACGAGCGGCAGAAGCGCTTGCGCAGCGCCATGCCCCAGGCCCGGTTGATGCGGCTGCCGAAGGGCGCGTGGATGATGAGCTGCATGCCGCCCGCTTCGTCGAAGAAGCGCTCGGCCACCACGAGGTTCTGGCTGGGCATGGCGTCCAACATCTTCCGACCCAGCCGCAGGTAGCCCAGGAGCGCATCCACCGCGGGCGGAGGCATGCGCAGGTCCTTCTCCAGGAAGGTGGCCGCATCCTCGCGCTGGAGCAACTCCTCGCGCAGCCGGCCCACCTGGAGCGACAGCTCATCCGTGCGGCCCGGGGCTTCGCCTCGCCAGAAGGGGACGTTGGGCGCCGCGCCGCGCGCGTCCTCCACCACCACCGTGCTGCCCATCACCCGCTGAATCCGCCACGCGGTGCTGCCCAGGAGGAAGACATCTCCGGGCGAGGACTCCACCGCGAAGTCCTCGTCCAGCGTGCCCACCACCTTGCCCTCCGGCTCGGCGGTGACGCTGAAGGTGAAGGTGTCGGGAATCGCGCCGCCGTTGGTCAACGCGGTGATGCGCACGCCGCGCCGGCCCTTGAGCCGCTGATTCACCCGGTCGCGATGCAGGTGGATGCCCGCGCGTCCGCGCCGGTCGGAGATGCCCTCCGACAACACCTCCAGCACGGACTGATACTCCTCCCACGTGAGGTCCCGGTATGGATAGGCGCGCTTGAAGAGGCTGAACAGCGCGCGCTCGTCCCACTCCTCACACGCGCAGGCGGCCACCACCTGCTGGGCGAGCACGTCCAACGGCTTCTGGGGAATGATGACCCGGTCCAGGTCCCCTTCTCGCACGGCGTTGAGCAGCGCGGCGCACTCCACCAGCTCATCGCGCGTCATCGCGAAGAGGATGCCCTTGGAGATGGCCGCCTTGTGGTGGCCCGCGCGGCCCACGCGCTGGAGCAGCACGGAGATGGCCTTCGTGGTGCCCAGTTGGACGACCAGGTCCACGTTGCCCACGTCGATTCCCAGCTCCAGCGACGCGGTGGCCACCATGACGCGCAGCCGCCCGTCCTTCAGCTTCTCCTCCGCGGCCAGGCGAATCTCTCGCGCCATGCTGCCGTGGTGGGCCGCCACCAGCCCCTCGCCCAACCGCTCACCCAAGTCGTGAGCCACGCGCTCCGCCATCTTCCGCGTGTTGACGAAGATGAGCGTGGTGCGGTGCAGGCCCGACAGCTCCACCAGCCGGTCATAGACCTGGCCCCACATCTCGTGGCTCGCCAGCGAGGACAGCTCCGCGTCTGGAATCTCCAGCGTCATGTCCCACGGACGCAGGTGGCCCACCTCCACCTTGCGGCACTCGAGGTGCGACGCGCCCGTGAGGAAGCCCGCGATGGCGTCGAGCGGCTTCTGCGTGGCCGACAAGCCGATGAGCTGCGGGCGCACCTCCGTGAGCGCCTTGAGCCGCTCCATGGACAACGTGAAGTGACTGCCGCGCTTGTCCCGCGCGAGCGCGTGGATTTCGTCGACGATGACGGTGCGCACCCCGCGCAGCGTCGCCCGCGCGCGCTCGGCGGTGAGGTAGAGGTAGAACGACTCCGGCGTGGTGATGAGGATGTGCGGAGGACGGCGCACCATCTGCGAGCGCTCGGACGCGGAGGTGTCCCCGCTGCGCACCTGCACGCGCAGGTCCTTCGGCGTGAAGCCCTCCGCGCGGGCCCTCGAGAGCAGCTCCTCCAACGGCTGGAGCAGGTTCTTCTGCACGTCGTTGCCCAGCGCCTTGAGCGGCGACACGTAGAGCACCTGCGTGCGGTCCTCCAGCCCGCCCTCCAGCGCCAGACGGAACAGCGAGTCCAACGCCGCGAGGAACGCGGTGAGCGTCTTGCCGCTGCCCGTGGGCGCGGCGATGAGCACGTCGTGCCCGGCCTGGATGAGCGGCCAGCCTTCAATCTGCGGACGCGTGGGCTCCCCCAGGCGTTCGGCGAACCACCGGCGGACCACGGGGTGAAAACTCGCCAGGGCCGGATGCGCCGCGCATTCGGCGGCGAAGTCGAGGCTGATTTGCGGGGCCATGCGCACCTCTCCGCGCCGAGCCTGAACACAGGTACAGGCGGTCGTCAACGCGCACGTCCCGCCCGAGGACGCCGCACTCACACCCGCCGCTCGGGTACTCCCCAGCCCACCAACCGCGCGGAGCCGCGGTTCAGCCCCGAGGCAGTCTCACGGTGAAGGTCGTCCCGCTCGACGCGTTGGACTCCACCGCCACCTCGCCCCCATGGGCCAGGAGAATCTGCCGCGTGATGTAGAGCCCCAACCCCAAACCCGACGGAGTCCCCGGCTCGTGCTGCACGGCGCGAGAGCCCCTGCGCCAGGCGGCGAAGACGTGCGGCAAGTCCTCAGGTGGAATCGGCGGGCCCCCGTTGTGGACGCGAAGCACCACCTCCCTCTCGCGACCTTCGCCCCACATCCGCACCGGGCTGTCCACCGGGCTGTACTTGAGCGCGTTCGCCAGCAGGTTGCTGAACGCCTGCTCCAGCCGGTCCCCATCCCATGCGCCCGCCCCTTCGCCGAGCACCTCCAACATCACGTTCCGCCCCGGATGGCTGGCGCGCATCTCCTCCACCGTGCGGCGGGCGACGTCGAACACATCACACGCGGACGACACCACCGGGACACCACCGCCCAGCCTCGCTCGCGCGAAGTCCAGGAGCTGGCGAATCATCCGGTTCATCCGGTCCGCGCTGGTGAGGATGCGCTCGGTGAGCGCCGCCTGACGCTCGTCCAGGTTGCCCTTGCGCTTGAGCTGCTGCGCGGACATGGACAGCGCGTTGAGCGGATTGCGCAGGTCATGGCCCAACATGCCGATGAACTGCTCGCGGAACTCCTCCTCGCCTCGCGCCTGGGTGACGTCGCGCGCGGTGGCCATCAACGCGGCCACGCCCCCATCCGCGCCCAGCGTGGGCGACAGCGTGAAGTCGAAGTGGCGAGGGCCCTCGGGCGTCGGCACGGTGAAGGCGCCGCGCTGCACCTCGCCGGTGCGCAGCGCCACGTCCATCAACCGGAAGAAGGGCGCCAGGGACGGGTCCTTCGCCTCCTGTTCCTCCAGCGAGAGGACGGGGGCCAGGACATCGTGAGCGCCTCGCGCGGCGAACACGAGCGCGGCCTGGTTCGCGAAGAGCAGCCGCCCGGTGGCGTCATAGAGGGCGATGGGGTCCGCCGCGGAGGCCATGGCCATGTCCAGCAACTGGCGTTGACGCGCCACTTCCATGGACAGCGTGTGCACCTCGCGCTCGGCCCGCCGGAGCCGCAAGAGCGCCTGGACCTGCGCGACCAGTTCCTCCGGCTCCACGGGGGTCGCCAGATAGCCATCCGCGCCATGCCGGGCCTCGAGCGCCGGGTCCCCCGGCTCCACGGCCTGCGCGGACAACTGGAGGACGAGCACACCGCGAGTGCGCGGCGACGTCTTCAACCGACGGCACACCTCCCGTCCTCGGATGTCCGGGAGACGGACCTCGAGGATGACCAGGTCCGTGTGCTCATCCGCCAGGGCCAGGGCCTCCTCGCCGGAGCCGGCCTCCCGCACCTGGAAGCCCGCGAGCCCCAGCATCCGGCTGGTCAGCGCGCGGGTGCCCGCATCGGCATCGACATTGAGAATCAGCGGAGGAGAAGGACTCATGGTGTGCGGGGCCAGGCGCCCTTCGTAGCCGTCGTCCCCAGGCCCCGCCACATCCATCTCCATCCCGCGTGCTTCCTTCCAGGACAAGCAGCCAACTCCTGGAATGTGAAAGGGCGAGGCATCAGGACGCTAACGGGCGGGCGCGTTTCGCGATAGGGAAGTCCCCATGCGTCCTCCCTGTCGCCCGCTGCCCGCGGATGGCCGCTTCCTGCAAGCCATCGCCCCCACGCCCCTCGTTCCCGTCCGCTTGGAGGCGGATGGCCCCACCATCTGGTGCAAGCTGGAGTTCCTCAACCCCAGTGGTTCCACGAAGGACCGCATCGCGCGCTACATGCTGGAGAAGGCGTGGCGGCTGGGCGAGCTGAGCCCTGGCGGAGAGGTGGTGGAGGCGTCCAGCGGCTCGACGAGCATCGCCCTGGCGCTGGCCAGCGCGCAGATGGGCGTGCGCTTCACCGCGGTGATGCCCGAGGGCGTCACCGGAGAGCGCGTGCTCACCATCCGCGCGTACGGTGGCAACGTGGTGCTGGTGCCGAAGGAAGCCGGCGTGCGCGGCGCCATCCTCAAGGCGGAGGAGATCGCCCGTGAGCGCAAGGCCTTCGCGCCGCGCCAGTTCGAGAACCCGGACAACGCCGAGGCCCATCGCGTGTGGACGGGCCAGGAGGTGCTCTCGCAGATTCCCGGGGGCCTGGTGCACGGCGTGGTGAGCGGCGTGGGCACGGGCGGCACGGTGGTGGGCCTGTATCAAGCCTTCGCGGAAGCGGGCTGTCCGGTGACGGCGTTCATCGCGCGTCCCATCGCGGGCCTGGGCTGCGACATCGAGTGTTGCAGCTTCAGCCCTCGCGTCCCCGGCGTGGTGGATGGCATGTCCAAGCTCTACCGCGAGGCGGACATGCCGGGCCGCGTGGAGCTGGACGTGTC from Myxococcus stipitatus carries:
- a CDS encoding ATP-binding protein; this translates as MSWKEARGMEMDVAGPGDDGYEGRLAPHTMSPSPPLILNVDADAGTRALTSRMLGLAGFQVREAGSGEEALALADEHTDLVILEVRLPDIRGREVCRRLKTSPRTRGVLVLQLSAQAVEPGDPALEARHGADGYLATPVEPEELVAQVQALLRLRRAEREVHTLSMEVARQRQLLDMAMASAADPIALYDATGRLLFANQAALVFAARGAHDVLAPVLSLEEQEAKDPSLAPFFRLMDVALRTGEVQRGAFTVPTPEGPRHFDFTLSPTLGADGGVAALMATARDVTQARGEEEFREQFIGMLGHDLRNPLNALSMSAQQLKRKGNLDERQAALTERILTSADRMNRMIRQLLDFARARLGGGVPVVSSACDVFDVARRTVEEMRASHPGRNVMLEVLGEGAGAWDGDRLEQAFSNLLANALKYSPVDSPVRMWGEGREREVVLRVHNGGPPIPPEDLPHVFAAWRRGSRAVQHEPGTPSGLGLGLYITRQILLAHGGEVAVESNASSGTTFTVRLPRG
- a CDS encoding cysteine synthase family protein gives rise to the protein MRPPCRPLPADGRFLQAIAPTPLVPVRLEADGPTIWCKLEFLNPSGSTKDRIARYMLEKAWRLGELSPGGEVVEASSGSTSIALALASAQMGVRFTAVMPEGVTGERVLTIRAYGGNVVLVPKEAGVRGAILKAEEIARERKAFAPRQFENPDNAEAHRVWTGQEVLSQIPGGLVHGVVSGVGTGGTVVGLYQAFAEAGCPVTAFIARPIAGLGCDIECCSFSPRVPGVVDGMSKLYREADMPGRVELDVSDEEAMCTARALIRRGFPVGPSSGLNYVAAVEAARRLGPDAQVVTVFPDRMERYFSTELIQPQPATPRGAA